One window from the genome of Cryptomeria japonica chromosome 6, Sugi_1.0, whole genome shotgun sequence encodes:
- the LOC131033190 gene encoding binding partner of ACD11 1 isoform X2 translates to MTTNTVRVSNVSIRATKRDIQDFFSFSGDIDRIQLQNDGEHSQVAFVTFKDPQALDTALLLSGATIVDQSVNISPVEHYSPLAEGYDNQPPPYVPREGTPVTGGGGAVNKAQDVVTTMLAKGFVLGKDAMGKAKSFDDKHRLTANASAKVTSLDKKIGFTEKISAGSAVVNEKVRSVDQKFQVSEKTKSAFAAAEQKVNSAGSALMKNKFVFTGASWVTGAFNRVAKAAEDVGTKTKEKVQMVEGQKNDQNPASRGDLSHDFAQVHLNEPANAYEPLSSAKNSANFSSLPRYDSGSFSSHNTSTQASGEPTKPPPAQGLIL, encoded by the exons ATGACG ACAAATACTGTGAGAGTCTCCAATGTGTCAATCAGGGCAACCAAACGGGACATCCAGGATTTCTTCTCCTTCTCCGGAGACATAGATCGTATCCAGCTGCAAAA TGATGGTGAACATTCTCAAGTGGCCTTCGTTACCTTCAAGGACCCTCAGGCTCTGGACACTGCATTACTTTTATCG GGAGCAACAATTGTAGATCAGTCTGTTAACATCTCGCCTGTTGAACATTACTCGCCACTTGCAGAGGGTTATGATAATCAACCTCCACCTTATGTG CCAAGGGAAGGAACTCCTGTGACTGGAGGTGGTGGTGCTGTGAATAAGGCTCAGGATGTTGTGACAACCATGCTTGCAAAAGGGTTTGTTCTTGGAAAGGATGCTATGGGCAAAGCCAAGTCATTTGATGACAAGCATCGTTTGACAGCAAATGCATCTGCTAAGGTAACATCATTGGACAAGAAAATTGGTTTCACTGAAAAGATCAGTGCTGGCTCTGCTGTTGTAAATGAGAAAGTAAGATCAGTGGATCAAAAATTTCAAGTATCAGAGAAAACAAAATCAGCGTTTGCAGCAGCAGAACAGAAGGTTAATAGTGCAGGTTCTGCTCTTATGAAGAACAAGTTTGTCTTCACTGGAGCATCATGGGTGACTGGTGCATTCAACAGGGTTGCAAAAGCTGCTGAGGATGTTGGTACTAAAACTAAAGAGAAGGTTCAGATGGTTGAAGGACAAAAGAATGATCAAAATCCTGCATCAAGGGGAGATCTATCCCATGATTTTGCACAAGTTCATCTAAACGAACCTGCAAATGCATATGAGCCACTTAGCTCAGCTAAAAACTCAGCAAATTTTTCCAGCTTACCCCGGTATGATAGTGGTTCATTTTCTTCTCACAATACTTCTACACAGGCATCTGGGGAACCAACTAAACCACCACCTGCGCAGGGCCTGATTCTCTAG
- the LOC131033190 gene encoding binding partner of ACD11 1 isoform X1, with product MLLQTNTVRVSNVSIRATKRDIQDFFSFSGDIDRIQLQNDGEHSQVAFVTFKDPQALDTALLLSGATIVDQSVNISPVEHYSPLAEGYDNQPPPYVPREGTPVTGGGGAVNKAQDVVTTMLAKGFVLGKDAMGKAKSFDDKHRLTANASAKVTSLDKKIGFTEKISAGSAVVNEKVRSVDQKFQVSEKTKSAFAAAEQKVNSAGSALMKNKFVFTGASWVTGAFNRVAKAAEDVGTKTKEKVQMVEGQKNDQNPASRGDLSHDFAQVHLNEPANAYEPLSSAKNSANFSSLPRYDSGSFSSHNTSTQASGEPTKPPPAQGLIL from the exons ATGTTATTGCAGACAAATACTGTGAGAGTCTCCAATGTGTCAATCAGGGCAACCAAACGGGACATCCAGGATTTCTTCTCCTTCTCCGGAGACATAGATCGTATCCAGCTGCAAAA TGATGGTGAACATTCTCAAGTGGCCTTCGTTACCTTCAAGGACCCTCAGGCTCTGGACACTGCATTACTTTTATCG GGAGCAACAATTGTAGATCAGTCTGTTAACATCTCGCCTGTTGAACATTACTCGCCACTTGCAGAGGGTTATGATAATCAACCTCCACCTTATGTG CCAAGGGAAGGAACTCCTGTGACTGGAGGTGGTGGTGCTGTGAATAAGGCTCAGGATGTTGTGACAACCATGCTTGCAAAAGGGTTTGTTCTTGGAAAGGATGCTATGGGCAAAGCCAAGTCATTTGATGACAAGCATCGTTTGACAGCAAATGCATCTGCTAAGGTAACATCATTGGACAAGAAAATTGGTTTCACTGAAAAGATCAGTGCTGGCTCTGCTGTTGTAAATGAGAAAGTAAGATCAGTGGATCAAAAATTTCAAGTATCAGAGAAAACAAAATCAGCGTTTGCAGCAGCAGAACAGAAGGTTAATAGTGCAGGTTCTGCTCTTATGAAGAACAAGTTTGTCTTCACTGGAGCATCATGGGTGACTGGTGCATTCAACAGGGTTGCAAAAGCTGCTGAGGATGTTGGTACTAAAACTAAAGAGAAGGTTCAGATGGTTGAAGGACAAAAGAATGATCAAAATCCTGCATCAAGGGGAGATCTATCCCATGATTTTGCACAAGTTCATCTAAACGAACCTGCAAATGCATATGAGCCACTTAGCTCAGCTAAAAACTCAGCAAATTTTTCCAGCTTACCCCGGTATGATAGTGGTTCATTTTCTTCTCACAATACTTCTACACAGGCATCTGGGGAACCAACTAAACCACCACCTGCGCAGGGCCTGATTCTCTAG